In Archangium violaceum, the following are encoded in one genomic region:
- a CDS encoding YihY/virulence factor BrkB family protein, with translation MRFRKPRHLTWRELGRRFWVELQEDAVTECAAQLAFYFLFALFPFLFFFVTLAAYLPFAPGAVDAMVARLGPLMPPEALRLVQEHLESLVTDTQPRLITLGLLVALWSASRGVDALRRALNLAYDVPEYRPIWKTQGLAILMTVAGSLLIPLAFALFLLGGRLGEWIARHLHVLNAYHTVWSWLRWPFTAALVMLVLALCYWRLPAVRHRYQFLSPGAVLASVLWLLTTWGFTQFVELFGRYNVTYGSIGGVIVLLLWLYVTGLIFIIGGEVNAVLEQAEAEVAQAEGRPPPIEVPHLKSSGAGAEGSGRERFAFWRWRRRMAERATAEVEPPAEVHDSPDDEPPGTGEQRPPSVH, from the coding sequence ATGAGGTTCCGCAAACCCAGGCACCTGACGTGGCGCGAGCTCGGCCGACGCTTCTGGGTGGAGCTACAGGAGGACGCCGTCACCGAGTGCGCGGCGCAGCTCGCCTTCTATTTCCTCTTCGCCCTGTTCCCCTTCCTCTTCTTCTTCGTGACGCTCGCGGCCTACCTGCCGTTCGCCCCGGGCGCCGTGGATGCCATGGTGGCGCGGCTCGGTCCGCTCATGCCGCCCGAGGCCCTGCGTCTGGTGCAGGAGCACCTCGAGTCGCTCGTCACCGACACCCAGCCCCGCCTCATCACCCTCGGCCTCCTGGTGGCGCTCTGGTCGGCCTCGCGCGGCGTGGACGCCCTGCGCCGCGCGCTCAACCTCGCCTATGACGTCCCCGAGTACCGTCCCATCTGGAAGACGCAGGGGCTCGCCATCCTCATGACCGTGGCGGGCTCGCTGCTCATCCCCCTCGCCTTCGCCCTCTTCCTGCTGGGTGGACGGCTGGGCGAGTGGATCGCCCGTCACCTCCACGTGCTCAACGCCTACCACACCGTGTGGTCGTGGCTGCGCTGGCCCTTCACCGCGGCGCTCGTCATGCTGGTGCTGGCGTTGTGCTACTGGCGCCTGCCCGCCGTCCGGCACCGCTACCAGTTCCTCTCGCCCGGCGCGGTGCTCGCCAGCGTGCTGTGGCTCCTCACCACCTGGGGCTTCACGCAGTTCGTCGAGCTCTTCGGCCGCTACAACGTCACCTACGGCTCCATCGGGGGCGTCATCGTGCTGCTGCTGTGGCTCTACGTCACCGGCCTCATCTTCATCATCGGCGGCGAGGTGAACGCCGTCCTGGAGCAGGCCGAGGCGGAGGTGGCGCAGGCGGAGGGACGGCCTCCGCCCATCGAGGTGCCCCATCTCAAGTCGAGCGGGGCCGGGGCGGAGGGCTCGGGGCGGGAGCGGTTCGCCTTCTGGCGCTGGCGCCGGCGCATGGCGGAGCGCGCCACCGCCGAGGTCGAGCCTCCCGCCGAGGTGCACGACTCCCCCGACGACGAGCCCCCTGGCACCGGGGAGCAGCGGCCTCCCTCGGTGCATTGA
- a CDS encoding DMT family transporter: protein MGASSLESGSSRQAPLGAVYTALFVQVLINAGTYLAGKRAMEELPPLTVVLWRFLLSAAVFCLLLLFTPGPKLPPRSEWRRVLMLGLLAGPINQVLFFFGLSRSTASHAALLYALTPLGVYLLSLARGHERPSSRATLGILTALVGVVVLLLGRGLASASGSLLGDLLILAAVSAWVVYTTEGKPFAATHGPVRSTAWSMVTAALLLVPVMPFALDPARTFSVSRPALGSIVYLALLTSVVAYLIWYYALSKVPASRVAIFSNLQPAATALAAWLLLGESLHWALVLGGGLVIVGVRLTQGAPVGPVSPGASLDEEAPVAGRG from the coding sequence ATGGGCGCATCCTCCCTTGAGTCCGGTTCTTCTCGTCAGGCCCCGCTCGGCGCGGTGTACACCGCGCTGTTCGTCCAGGTGCTCATCAACGCGGGCACCTATCTGGCCGGCAAGCGCGCCATGGAGGAGCTGCCTCCCCTCACCGTGGTGCTCTGGCGCTTCCTCCTCAGCGCCGCCGTCTTCTGCCTGCTGCTCCTCTTCACCCCCGGCCCCAAGCTGCCTCCGCGCTCCGAGTGGCGCCGCGTCCTGATGCTCGGCCTGCTCGCCGGCCCCATCAACCAGGTGCTGTTCTTCTTCGGGCTGTCCCGCTCCACCGCCTCCCACGCGGCGCTCCTCTACGCGCTCACCCCGCTCGGCGTGTACCTGCTGAGCCTCGCGCGGGGGCACGAGCGGCCTTCCTCTCGCGCCACGCTCGGCATCCTCACCGCGCTCGTCGGGGTGGTGGTGCTGCTGCTCGGCCGCGGACTGGCCTCGGCGAGCGGCTCCCTCCTGGGCGACCTGCTCATCCTCGCCGCCGTGTCCGCCTGGGTCGTCTACACCACCGAGGGCAAGCCCTTCGCCGCCACTCACGGCCCCGTGCGCTCCACCGCGTGGAGCATGGTCACCGCCGCCCTGCTCCTCGTGCCCGTCATGCCCTTCGCCCTGGACCCGGCCCGCACCTTCTCCGTCAGCCGCCCCGCCCTCGGCAGCATCGTCTACCTGGCCCTCCTCACCTCCGTCGTGGCCTACCTCATCTGGTACTACGCCCTGTCCAAGGTCCCCGCCTCCCGCGTCGCCATCTTCTCCAACCTCCAGCCCGCGGCTACTGCTCTCGCCGCGTGGTTGTTGCTCGGCGAGTCGCTCCACTGGGCTCTGGTTCTCGGGGGCGGGTTGGTGATTGTCGGTGTCCGGCTGACTCAGGGGGCTCCCGTCGGGCCGGTGTCCCCTGGTGCATCCTTGGATGAAGAGGCCCCAGTCGCTGGACGCGGGTGA
- a CDS encoding M48 family metallopeptidase — protein sequence MQRILSAIVGLTLMTGLMTGCTSQRLASAQRTAASYLVSDQQEEQLGQQVKTELETKEKIKYVEDPAVVEYVRTLSTPILQAANRDRKGVKWKVNVIDDPKTVNAFATPGGYLYVYTGLLLAADNEAEVAGVMAHEAGHVVGRHSARAMILQYGQQAIIDAALGKNQGTVGQIAAGLAGTGVGLAYSRGNETEADEYGARYSAAAGYDPHGLATFFGKLAAGEGKTPGVLKWLSTHPPSSERMAHINDYIAKNRLSGSNLGAERLAAIKQSLRK from the coding sequence ATGCAACGGATTCTCTCTGCGATTGTGGGCCTCACGCTGATGACGGGACTGATGACGGGGTGCACCTCCCAGCGCCTCGCCAGCGCGCAACGGACGGCGGCGTCCTACCTCGTCTCCGACCAGCAGGAGGAGCAGCTCGGCCAGCAGGTGAAGACCGAGCTCGAGACGAAGGAGAAGATCAAGTACGTGGAGGACCCGGCGGTGGTGGAGTACGTGCGCACCCTGTCCACGCCCATCCTCCAGGCGGCGAACCGGGACCGCAAGGGCGTGAAGTGGAAGGTGAACGTCATCGACGACCCGAAGACGGTGAACGCGTTCGCCACGCCGGGCGGCTACCTGTACGTGTACACGGGCCTGCTGCTGGCGGCGGACAACGAGGCGGAGGTGGCCGGGGTGATGGCGCACGAGGCGGGCCACGTCGTGGGCCGGCACTCGGCGCGGGCGATGATCCTCCAGTATGGCCAGCAGGCGATCATCGACGCGGCGCTCGGCAAGAACCAGGGCACGGTGGGGCAGATCGCCGCGGGGCTCGCCGGCACCGGCGTGGGCCTGGCGTACAGCCGCGGCAACGAGACGGAGGCGGACGAGTACGGCGCGAGGTACTCGGCCGCGGCGGGCTATGACCCCCACGGCCTGGCCACCTTCTTCGGGAAGCTGGCGGCGGGTGAGGGCAAGACGCCGGGCGTGCTGAAGTGGTTGAGCACGCACCCGCCCTCCAGCGAGCGCATGGCCCACATCAACGACTACATCGCGAAGAACCGGCTGTCGGGCTCCAACCTGGGAGCGGAACGGCTGGCCGCCATCAAGCAGAGCCTGAGGAAGTAG